From the Mya arenaria isolate MELC-2E11 chromosome 17, ASM2691426v1 genome, the window ATTTCATCAGCTCCGACTGTCAATATCTTATGTAATCCGACTGTCAATGTCTTATGTAATCCAAGTGTCAATATCTTATGTCAACACATCTGACAGTCCATATCTTATTTCATCAGCTCCGACTGTCAATATCTTATGTAATCCGACTGACAATGTCTTATGTAATCCAATTGTCCAAATCTTATGTCATCACATCCGACTGTCCATATCTTATCTCATCAGCTCCGACTGTCAATATCTTATGTAATCCGACTGTCAATGTCTTATGTAATCCAAGTGTCAGTATCTTATTTCATCACATTCGACTGTCAAAATCTTACGTCATCAAATACTATTGTCAATATCTTATGTCATCAATTACTAATGTCAATTTCTTATGTCATCAAATTCTACTGTCAATATCTTATGTCATCAAATACTACTGTAAATATCTTCTGTAATCAAATCAAACCttccatttttatttcatcacaTCCGACTTTCcatactttatataattaaatccgACCGTCCATATTTCTGTCATCAATTCTGACTTTACATACTATATGTTATTAATTCCTACCGTCCATATCTATGTTATCAAATCCGACTGTCCATAAGTAATGTCATCTAGACTGACCACCAATCAGTTATGTCATCACATCCGACTGTTCATAAGTTATGTCATCCAGTCTGACCACCAATCAGTTATTTCATCACATCCGACTGTCCATAAGTTATGTCATCCAGTCTGACCACCAATCAGTTTTGTCATCACATCCGACTGTCCATAAGTTATGTCATCAAGTCTGACCACCAATCAGTTATGTCATCAAATCTGGCTGTCCCTAAGTTATGTCATCCAGTCTGACCACCAATCAGTTTTGTCATCAAATCTGGCTGTCCCTAAGTTATGTCATCCAGTCTGACCACCAATCAGTTTTGTCATCAAATCTGGCTGTCCCTAAGTTATGTCATCCAGTCTGACCACCAATCAGTTTTGTCATCACATCCGACTGTCCATAAGTTATGTCATCAAGTCTGACCACAAATCAGTTATGTCATCAAATCCGACTGTTCATAAGTTATGTCATCTAGACTGACCACCAATCAGTTATGTCATCAAATCCGACTGTTCATAAGTTATGTCATCCAGTCTGACCACCAATCAGTTATGTCATCAAATCCGACTGTCCATAAGTTATGTCATCAGGTCTGACCACCAATCAGTTATGTCATCACATCCGACTGTCCATAAGTTATGTCATCAAGTCTGACCACCAATCAGTTATGTCATCAAATCCGACTGTCCATAAGTTATGTCATCCAGTCTGACCACCAATCAGTTATGTCATCACATCCGACTGTCCATAAGTTATGTCATCCAGTCTGACCACCAATCAGTTATGTCATCAATCCGACTGTCCATAAGTTATGTCATCCAGTCTGACCACCAATCAGTTATGTCATCAAATCCGACTGTCCATAAGTTATGTCATCAAGTCTGACCACCAACCAGTTATGTCATCACATCCGACTGTCCATAAGTTATGTCATCCAGTCTGACCACCAATCAGTTATGTCATCACATCCGACTGTTCATAAGTTATGTCATGTAGACTGACCACCAATCAATTATGTCATCACATCCGACTGTCCATAAGTTATGTCATCCAGTCTGACCACCAATCAGTTATGTCATCAAATCCGACTGTCCATAAGTTTTGTCATCCAGTCTGACCACCAATCAGTTATGTCATCAAATCCGACTGTCCATAAGTTTTGTCATCCAGTCTGACCACCAATCAGTTATGTCATCATATCCGGCTGTCCATAAGTTATGTCATCAAGTCTGACCACCAATCAGTTATGTCATCATATCCGGCTGTCCATAAGTTACGTCATCCAGTCTGACCACCAATCAGTTATGTCATCAAATCTGGCTGTCCCTAAGTTATGTCATCCAGTCTGACCACCAATCAGTTATGTCATCATATCCGGCTGTCCATAAGTTATGTCATCAAGTCTGACCACCAATCAGTTATGTCATCATATCCGGCTGTCCATAAGTTACGTCATCCAGTCTGACCACCAATCAGTTATGTCATCAAATCCGGCTGTCCACAAGTGATGTCATCCAGTCCGACCACCAATCAGTTATGTCATCACATCCGGCTGTCCATAAGTTATGTCATCAAGTCTATCCACCAATCAGTTATGTCATCAAATCCGACTGTCTATACGATATGTCATCAAATCCACGTGTACATTAAGTTATGTCATTTATCCGGATTTGATTGAAAGCCTAGTAATACTttaaattattggataaatGAATACTTGTGGAAATAGACTATAAATGCATTTGTGTACTTTTTACCATTGTCTTTGAATGGATTCTTGACATTATCATAAAAAGAGCATATATTGTCATGTCTTTCAGACAATGGGCGTAACAATTCCATTCCGGCAATCCCTCGTAGTTATCCCCTTGCTGACAGCGCTATTGCTGGGTTTCCCCCAGGACGTGTTCCAACCAAAATACCGCTGGATCGAGGAGGGTGACGTGAACATTGGCGCAATTCTCTCCATCCACTCCTCCATATCCTTGTTTAATTGTACAGACACCATTCAGGATGCAAGGAAAATCCAGAATGTCGAAGCTTTGAACTTTGCTATACAGGAGATTAACAAGAGATCAGATATACTACCAAATATTTCCCTGGGCTTTGTCATTCTTGACGACTGCCTGTCTCCATCTATAGCGTTAGCCCGAGCCATGCAGTTTATGCCGAGAGATATGCGGGAAGATGAGGCGCATGACGAAGACAGCCGGCGTCATGGGGACCAGCGGGTCTTCTATGACGTGGTGGGTGTTATTGGAACATATACGAGCAAGTTGAGTATTATCGTTAGTAATGTGCTCAATCTTTTCGAATTGCCTCAAATAAGCCATACAGCTACAAGCGACGTGTTAAGTGACAAAAGCAGGTTTCCCTACTTCTTCCGTATGGTTCCGCCAGACAAATACCAGGCAAAAGCTATAACTAGCGTGCTTCATTGGTTTGACTGGTCGCATGTGGCAATTGTGTATTCTGAAGGCAACTACGGACGAGACGGCGTCAAAGAGTTACGTCacattttccaaacaataaagTCAGGTATTTGCATCGAAGATGCAATAGAAATAAATTACGGCTCTAAGGACACCGATATTTTACAGATTCTTGAAAGACTTAACGGTCTGGTAGACACACGCGTTGTTGTCGCATTTGTAGAGATAGAGGATGCCATATCAATCGTGCATGCCGTACAAATTGCTAATCTTACAGGCAGATTTATATGGGTAGGAAGTGATAGCTTTAATCTGGTTATGAcggaaaaacataattattgcaATACTTTTTCTGGGTCCTTGTTTGTTCACCCGTTTGCACAAAACATTGACAGGTTCGGGAAACATTTGGCAAGTCTGCATTCAGAATCAAATCGTAATCCTTGGATTCATGAATTAGATATAAACATGCttgattcaaatgaaacaaaatcaacaaaGGCACACTCTGTATGGAATCAAATGACGGACAAAGGAAACATGCAGCCGAGCTTTGTTGATTCTTTTCTTATCGATAGCGTTTATGCTTTCGCACATGCTCTCGACAACGTTATCAATAAAAACTGTTCGAACGATTCCATTACAATATCTGACGTATCAGAATGTATTTCACGAATTGGAATTTTCAAAGAACTAAAAACGATCAGTTTTAATGGTTCACTTGGTGAGATAGAATTTAATGCATATGGtgatgtaaaaacaaaatatgccGTTCAACAGTGTTTCAATGATAGTAATAGCTTACCAGATGGCGTAGTTTTGAGAACAGTGGGATATTGGGACATGACAGGCGAAGAATTGTTCCTTTATACGGAAAAGTTGATGTGGTCAGCGGAGCGGAGTCCATTCTCTGCCTGTCCTCGGCCGTGTACAGAAATACAGGGAACTATCTATTACTTTATGAAGCAAACATGTTGTCATGTGTGTATAACATGTAAGATGAACGAGATTGTGACAGCTAACGCGACCCGTTGTGAGATATGCCCGTCCTTATACTGGCCGGACGACTCCCGCCAGGCGTGCCTCCCCATACCACCCATTTTCTTCGGTCTCCAGAACGCCGTTTCTATCTGCCTATGTACTGTGGCCATACTCGGTGTAGTGACTTGCATCTGGGTCACAGCAACACTCGTTAGATACCACGAAGAACACGTTATCAAATGCTTTAGTGTTGAGCTCAGTGGCATCATACTTCTAGGAACACTTATGACCTATGGATTAACCGGAAGTTTTTTGTCGCGACCGAATACGTTAAAGTGTTATATAAACCATATTGGATTCAGCCTTGCATTTACTGTTATTTACGCACCCCTCCTTGTGAAAACCAATCGGATCTACCGGATATTTAGCGCTGGCCGAAGAACAAATCGCAAGCCGTGTTTTATCAGCACAAGCAGCCAGGTCGTTATCGCTGTTTCCTTGATAATATGCCAAGTAGGTTATATTGCTTTAGTAAACATAACATGTCCTTATAGGAAAAAGTCCTACCAAGAAAAGCCGTATCTGTACTGTATTTTCTGGCATATTTGTGGTGTGCACCTGTGTTAAGGTGTATTTATGGGTGAACCTGTGTTTATGTCTATTTATGGGAGAACCTTTGTTAAGGTGTATTTATGGGTGAACCTGTGTTAAGGTGTTTTTATGTATGAACCTGTGTTAAGGTGTATGCATTGGTGAACCTGTGTTAAGGTGTATTTATGGATGAACCTGTGTTAAGGTGTAT encodes:
- the LOC128223213 gene encoding metabotropic glutamate receptor 2-like; this translates as MGVTIPFRQSLVVIPLLTALLLGFPQDVFQPKYRWIEEGDVNIGAILSIHSSISLFNCTDTIQDARKIQNVEALNFAIQEINKRSDILPNISLGFVILDDCLSPSIALARAMQFMPRDMREDEAHDEDSRRHGDQRVFYDVVGVIGTYTSKLSIIVSNVLNLFELPQISHTATSDVLSDKSRFPYFFRMVPPDKYQAKAITSVLHWFDWSHVAIVYSEGNYGRDGVKELRHIFQTIKSGICIEDAIEINYGSKDTDILQILERLNGLVDTRVVVAFVEIEDAISIVHAVQIANLTGRFIWVGSDSFNLVMTEKHNYCNTFSGSLFVHPFAQNIDRFGKHLASLHSESNRNPWIHELDINMLDSNETKSTKAHSVWNQMTDKGNMQPSFVDSFLIDSVYAFAHALDNVINKNCSNDSITISDVSECISRIGIFKELKTISFNGSLGEIEFNAYGDVKTKYAVQQCFNDSNSLPDGVVLRTVGYWDMTGEELFLYTEKLMWSAERSPFSACPRPCTEIQGTIYYFMKQTCCHVCITCKMNEIVTANATRCEICPSLYWPDDSRQACLPIPPIFFGLQNAVSICLCTVAILGVVTCIWVTATLVRYHEEHVIKCFSVELSGIILLGTLMTYGLTGSFLSRPNTLKCYINHIGFSLAFTVIYAPLLVKTNRIYRIFSAGRRTNRKPCFISTSSQVVIAVSLIICQVAIVIIGTSLEPPVVALQMPLRTERLVELSCTLPQVGLLASLSFNLVLVIITTFYAFKTRKLPQNYKESRYIAFCVDTTLLIWVTFVPTYFTTSRAAAKTTILAVALLLNASVTVSCLFIPRIYSLYRSLQDKSGTGHNYNDFKIVKHVVKRKQSRDLMSSDYRRDALHGHLGSVPSALTVTSDVFTSPHQPRTYTPHRDNTANSLELTDLEETIS